AGGGTATCGCCATGGGCATCGAGTACGGCATAGGTCATCTTCGACGGGAAATAGCCCGGTGCGATGGCATTGACGCGCACGCCGCGCGGCCCCCATTCGGCGGCCAGCGCGCGGGTTATGTTCACCACCGCGCCCTTGGAGGCGTTATAGGCTATGGTTCCGGGACGCGACCAGTGATGGCCCATCAGTCCTTCGATGGAGGCGATATTGATCACCGCGCCCTTGCCTTGCGGTAGGAAACAGTCGCGGCCCACCGCCTGCGTCAGGCGGAAGAGGGCGGTGACATTGAGGTGGATCACCTTGTCCCACCCGTCCTCCGGATAGGTTTCGGCTGGGGCGCCCCATGTTGCGCCCGCATTGTTGACGAGAATGTCGATACGGCCATAGGTTTCGCGCACCGCCGTTACCAATGCTTCGGCGGCGCCCGGCGCGCCGAGATCGGCGGGGAAGGGCAGCGCCTCCACCCCAAGGGCGGCAAGGCGGGCAACGGCGCCGTCAAGATCGGTCGCCTTGCGCGCCACCAGCGCCAGCTTCGCGCCATATTCGCCCAACGCCTCGGCGATCTGCAATCCCAGCCCGCGCGATGCGCCGGTGACGACCGCTACCCTGCCGCTCAGGTCGAACAATCGGGTCAGGCTCATATTTCCCTGCCCCATGGCCGGTCGGTTCTACTGGTCATCTGCTCCGTTCCTCCCTTTTTGGCTTTAGCCTGTCTTGCTAGTCCCAAGGGCAGAGAGAGGAAAATCGCCAATCATGATTGGATGCATAACCGCCAGCCATATCTGCTGCCCGCGGGAACATAGGCGAGGGCGATAGGACCCATAACATCTCTCGATTTTTCCGCCGCGATAGCCCCTCCCTACACTCCCTTCCTGAAAATCGCCCCGCGAGGCGGCGGCTCCCGTCGATATTCAAGGAGAGGGTTTGTGCGGAAAGTCATCATCACATGCGCAGTGACGGGATCGGTTCATACGCCGTCCATGTCGCCTTATTTGCCCAAGACGCCCGACGAGATTGCCGATGCTGCGATCGGCGCGGCGCAGGCCGGAGCGGCGATCGTCCATCTGCATGCCCGCAACCCGGAAACCGGCGAGCCGAGCCAGGACCCGGCGCTTTTCTCCCGTTTCCTGCCACGTATCGCGCAGGAATGCGGCGCGGTGATCAACATCACCACGGGCGGCGCGGCGACCATGACCATAGAAGAACGGTTGCGTCCCGCTTTGACCTTCAAGCCGGAGATCGCCTCGCTGAACATGGGGTCGATGAACTTCGTGCTTTATGAGATGCTGGACCGGTTCAAGACGTTCCAACATGCATGGGAAGACCCTTTCCTGCGTCATTCGGATCAGAATATCTTCCGCAATAGCTATCGCGATATCGAGCACATTCTGCGTAGCTGCGGTGATCAGGGAACGCGGTTCGAGATCGAATGCTATGATGTCAGCCATCTCTACACCGCCGCCCATTTCCGGGACAGGGGCCTTTTGACCGGGCCGATCTTCCTCCAGACCGTGTTCGGCATCCGGGGCGGCATCGGCGCGCATTATGAGGATGTGGCGATGATGAAGCGCACCGCCGACCGGCTTTTCGGCCCGGACGATTATGTCTGGTCCGTGCTGGGTGCCGGGCGCAACCAGATGCCGTTGTCGACGATATCGGCGGCTCTGGGCGGCAATGTCCGTGTGGGTCTTGAGGATTCGCTATGGGGCGAGCCGCGCCAGTTGGCGAAGAGCAATGCCGAGCAGGTGACGAAGATCCGCACCATATTGGAGGCGCTCTCGCTGGAGATCGCGACGCCTGAGGACGCGCGGCGGATGCTGCAACTCAAGGGATCGACCGATGTGGGGGCAACGTCATGGTGATGATCCGTGAGGGACGCGGCCCCAATCCGCTCAAGGGCTTCACCGTCGATCCCGCCGACATCCATTTCGTCGGCAAGGATTTGCAACGCCCCGAATGCATCCTTGCCGAGCGTGATGGCACGCTCTGGTCGGCCGACGCGCGGGGCGGGCTGATGCGCATCGCGCCTGATGGCAAGCAGCAGCTTATCACGCAGGAGGTGGACGGCCATTTCGACCTGTCCGGCGATGCGGCGCAGAGCCTGCTGTTCGGCACATTGCCCAATGGTCTCGCCTTTGCGCGCAACGGCGACATATTGATCTCCAATTTCGGTAACGACCGGCTGGAACGTATGACCCGCAGCGGAGAAACCCGGGTGCTGGCCGACAGCATCGACGGCAAGCCGCTGGGTAAGGTCAATTTCGTGTTGCGCGACAGCAAGGACCGCATCTGGGTGACGATTTCCACGATGGTCAATCCGTGGAGCGACGCCACGCGTCTGGGGCTGGCCGATGGCTATATCGCCCTGCTTGACGAAAAGGGGTTTCGTATCGTCGCAGACGGCTTCGCCTTTACCAATGAGATCCGGCTCGATGTGAAGGAGGAGTGGCTCTATGTCGCGGAAACGACTGCCAAGCGCGTGTCGCGTCTGCGGGTCCAGCCCGACGGATCGCTGATCGACCGCGAGATATTCGGGCCGGACAATCTGGGTAGCGGGGTGGTCGACGGCATCTGCTTCGACGCCTATGGCAATCTCTGGGCGGCAATGATCCTGGCCGACCGGCTGATCGCCATTACCCCCGATGGCGAGGTGCTGACGCTTCTCGACGATGGCAATGCGCAGGCGACGGCGGCTTTCGAAGCCGAATTTGCAAGCGGTAATATAGTGAAGTTCGAAACGATGATGCAATGCGGCGGCACGTTGGCGCCATGGATGGCGAGCATCACCTTCGGCGGGCCGGACCTTTCAACTGTCTATCTTGGCAGCCTGCGTGGTAACAGGCTGCCCGCCTTCCGCTCGCCGGTGGCGGGCCTGCCGATGGTGCACTGGTAATATCATGGACCTGTCAGGCAGGAATATTCTCGTCACCGGCGGCGGCGCAGGCATAGGGCTGGCGCTTGCCCGCGCGCTGCACGCCAAGGGTAACAGGGTCATCATCTGCGGGCGCGATGAAGCGCGTCTGGGCGAGGTTGTAAGGGAGACGCCGGGTCTGATACCCGTGCGCGCCGATGTCGCGACAGCGGCGGGGCGTGATGCGCTGCTGGCCGATGCACTGGCTCGGCTGCCGGACCTCGACATGCTGGTCAACAATGCAGGCATCCAGCGTCGCGCAAAATTTCATGCGGACGCTGCCGATTGGACGGAGCGTGCGCAGGAAATAGCGATCAATTTCGAGGCGCCGGTGCATCTGGCGGCGTTGTTCCTGCCTCATTTCCTCGCTTGTCCCGGTGCGGCAATCGTCAATGTGAGTTCTGGGCTGGCCTTCCTGCCGGTGACCTTCGCGCCGGTCTATGCCGCGACCAAGGCGGCGCTGCACAGCTTCACCATCGCGCTGCGCGACGATCTGCGTGGTACCAGGGTGAAGGTGGCGGAGATTATTCCGCCAATGGTCAATACCGGGCTGGGTGGGCAGGGACTCCATGTCGCGGGTGTGCCGGTCGATATCTTCGTCAAGGCAGTGGTTGATCGCCTCGCCGCTGGAGAGTTGGAGATTGGCTATGACATGTCCGAGAAATTCCGCACCGCTAGCCGAGAAGAGCTGGCAGGGATACTCGCACAGCTAAACGGCTGAGGTCCGGCAGTTCGTCTGGGGACAGTTGTCAGGAGAACGCCACCAATCATCAGTCCCAATATGAATATCCGGCCGCTTTCCTAAGGAAAGCGGCCGGATATTCATATGTAACCTTCCAATGCGATCAGCGCGGGGACAGGAGATATTGTCCCAGTCCCTGGAACATGCTGTCATATTTGAGCGCACCATGATTGGTGACCGCATGCAGGTCGCGCCAGTGCCGACTGATCGCATTGCGTGTGTCGAGGCCTCGTCCGCCAGCCTGATAGAATAGGCGTTCGCCCGCCCGCGTGAGCGTTTTGGCGGCAAAGCCCATCGCCCCGCGACAGCGCAGGATCGCATCGGGCGTCTTCATCCCGCCCCTTAGGATCAACTCGTCGAAACGCTCCATCAGCGCATGGACGGCCGTGATCTCGGCTTCGGCTTCGCCCACGCCCGATTGCAGATAGGGATCGTCCGCGAGGCGGCCGGGCACCAACAGCCCTTCGCGCGTGCGGTTGAAGCCGGTGATCGCTTCCTGCAAGGCGCGTGCGATCGCATACATGGGGCCGATCAGCCCATAGGGGAACTGGCCCATCGGCGGGCTGCTGAACAGGGGATGGGTGTGGCCGCTGACCGCCGTGCCGACATCGCCGATCCCATAGCCGGCGATGTCCAGCGTATAGGCGTCTTCGATCAACGCATCCTTCACCAGCACATTGTTCGATCCGCTTCCGGCGAGACCGACGCTGTGCCAAACATCCTTCACCTCGAACTGGCCGGGCTTCAGCAGGAACCAGTGATTGGCGCGCGGCACGCCGTCGCCCTTGCCGACAAACCCTGATAGGATCACCCAGTCGCAATTGTCGACACCGGAAGAGAAGGACCATTCGCCCGAAAGCCGCAGCCCGCCGGGGACCGGCTCTGCCCGTCCGCAGGGGGCGAACATCGACGCGATACGGGGATCGCTGGCCTGGCTGTAGACCTCATCCTGCGCCTCTTTGGGGAAGAAAGCGAGCGCCCATTGATGGTGCAGAATGAAGCCCAGCACCCAGGCGAGTGAGCCGGATTGCGCCGCCAGCGGAACCAGCGCGTCGGTGAAGGCCATCCAGCCCAGTTCATAGCCGCCATAGCGCGCGGGCCGCACCAGCGGCATCAGTCCGGAAGCGACCAGTGCATCGACGGCGGCGCGGGGCACGCGCCGGTCCCGCTCGGTCTCCTCGACATAACGGGCTATGTCCCCGGCGAGATCATAGGCGAGGTCGACACATTGCGCGGGCGTAGGAATATTGCCCGGCGGGCTGAGCGTGGCGAGATTCTGGGGAGGATTGACCATGACCGGCATCCATTTCCTTCAAAGAGATGTTGAGGTCAGTCCTCGGCGGCGGCGAGGTTGGGACGGCGCTGCACGCTTCCCTTGGACGGGGCGGAGCCTTCGGCGAAGCGCACGTCCCAATCGGCCCCGTCCCACCATTCCGGCAGATCATGCATCCAATGGGCCAGGCCGAACATCGGATCGAAATCACGCGGTATCCAGCCGTCGTCCAATGCGTCGGAATCGGCGCCATATTCGGCTTCGCCGCCAGCCGGGCAGGGGAAGTAGCAGAACAGCGCCGATGCGATGCGATGGCGGCCGATGCCCAGATCCGATTTCGGCCAGCCGCGCCGTTCGATATAATTTTTCCCGGCCATGATTTCGTCGAGGTCCGTCACCGCGAAATTGGCGTGGTGGAAGCGAAGCTGGCCATCCATGCCGGGCAGGCCCGCATTGGCGTTGAGGAGCGCGATATTATGATGGTCGGTTACGCCATCGGCGCGGCAATAGACGGCAAAATGGCGCTGGCGATCACTCAGTCGGAAATTGAGCCGGGTCTGGAGGAAATTTACCAGTCCTTCCAGATCGGGGGACAGCAGGCCGATATGGCTGATCCCCTTGGGAAAGGCCCGCGCGATCCAGCGGCGATGCGCATTCATGCGGCGAATATTGCCCGGAGAATTGACCGGATCGGTCGGGGCGAACACCAGGCGCTTTTCGGACCAGTGACGCAGGCCCATTGCGATGCCCTCATCGGTGACGAAA
This window of the Sphingobium sp. EM0848 genome carries:
- a CDS encoding SDR family oxidoreductase; its protein translation is MSLTRLFDLSGRVAVVTGASRGLGLQIAEALGEYGAKLALVARKATDLDGAVARLAALGVEALPFPADLGAPGAAEALVTAVRETYGRIDILVNNAGATWGAPAETYPEDGWDKVIHLNVTALFRLTQAVGRDCFLPQGKGAVINIASIEGLMGHHWSRPGTIAYNASKGAVVNITRALAAEWGPRGVRVNAIAPGYFPSKMTYAVLDAHGDTLAGQTPLGKLGGEEDMKGAALLFASDAGGHITGQILAVDGGFTII
- a CDS encoding 3-keto-5-aminohexanoate cleavage protein, giving the protein MRKVIITCAVTGSVHTPSMSPYLPKTPDEIADAAIGAAQAGAAIVHLHARNPETGEPSQDPALFSRFLPRIAQECGAVINITTGGAATMTIEERLRPALTFKPEIASLNMGSMNFVLYEMLDRFKTFQHAWEDPFLRHSDQNIFRNSYRDIEHILRSCGDQGTRFEIECYDVSHLYTAAHFRDRGLLTGPIFLQTVFGIRGGIGAHYEDVAMMKRTADRLFGPDDYVWSVLGAGRNQMPLSTISAALGGNVRVGLEDSLWGEPRQLAKSNAEQVTKIRTILEALSLEIATPEDARRMLQLKGSTDVGATSW
- a CDS encoding SMP-30/gluconolactonase/LRE family protein produces the protein MVMIREGRGPNPLKGFTVDPADIHFVGKDLQRPECILAERDGTLWSADARGGLMRIAPDGKQQLITQEVDGHFDLSGDAAQSLLFGTLPNGLAFARNGDILISNFGNDRLERMTRSGETRVLADSIDGKPLGKVNFVLRDSKDRIWVTISTMVNPWSDATRLGLADGYIALLDEKGFRIVADGFAFTNEIRLDVKEEWLYVAETTAKRVSRLRVQPDGSLIDREIFGPDNLGSGVVDGICFDAYGNLWAAMILADRLIAITPDGEVLTLLDDGNAQATAAFEAEFASGNIVKFETMMQCGGTLAPWMASITFGGPDLSTVYLGSLRGNRLPAFRSPVAGLPMVHW
- a CDS encoding SDR family oxidoreductase — its product is MDLSGRNILVTGGGAGIGLALARALHAKGNRVIICGRDEARLGEVVRETPGLIPVRADVATAAGRDALLADALARLPDLDMLVNNAGIQRRAKFHADAADWTERAQEIAINFEAPVHLAALFLPHFLACPGAAIVNVSSGLAFLPVTFAPVYAATKAALHSFTIALRDDLRGTRVKVAEIIPPMVNTGLGGQGLHVAGVPVDIFVKAVVDRLAAGELEIGYDMSEKFRTASREELAGILAQLNG
- a CDS encoding acyl-CoA dehydrogenase family protein, which codes for MVNPPQNLATLSPPGNIPTPAQCVDLAYDLAGDIARYVEETERDRRVPRAAVDALVASGLMPLVRPARYGGYELGWMAFTDALVPLAAQSGSLAWVLGFILHHQWALAFFPKEAQDEVYSQASDPRIASMFAPCGRAEPVPGGLRLSGEWSFSSGVDNCDWVILSGFVGKGDGVPRANHWFLLKPGQFEVKDVWHSVGLAGSGSNNVLVKDALIEDAYTLDIAGYGIGDVGTAVSGHTHPLFSSPPMGQFPYGLIGPMYAIARALQEAITGFNRTREGLLVPGRLADDPYLQSGVGEAEAEITAVHALMERFDELILRGGMKTPDAILRCRGAMGFAAKTLTRAGERLFYQAGGRGLDTRNAISRHWRDLHAVTNHGALKYDSMFQGLGQYLLSPR
- a CDS encoding VOC family protein translates to MAIIGIERLIYCVEDVEKSAQFFEDFGLSPQERTPDSARFQLPDNSRVYFRSLATHPVPGSRVVGQGVHELIWGVDSADNLEKLVTGIATDREVRRDEEGIAHFVTDEGIAMGLRHWSEKRLVFAPTDPVNSPGNIRRMNAHRRWIARAFPKGISHIGLLSPDLEGLVNFLQTRLNFRLSDRQRHFAVYCRADGVTDHHNIALLNANAGLPGMDGQLRFHHANFAVTDLDEIMAGKNYIERRGWPKSDLGIGRHRIASALFCYFPCPAGGEAEYGADSDALDDGWIPRDFDPMFGLAHWMHDLPEWWDGADWDVRFAEGSAPSKGSVQRRPNLAAAED